Proteins from one Xiphophorus hellerii strain 12219 chromosome 8, Xiphophorus_hellerii-4.1, whole genome shotgun sequence genomic window:
- the spp1 gene encoding osteopontin, with protein MKVAIVFVLLFATVLCRPARKLSNSESSDSSEEVVRRPARPAIRKQQLALPKSQSAPVKNVVAPAKSASDESEDASDETEEAAAGLPVQVKAGDALPHADTSSVTSEDSDDSDDDHDDDKDETDTDDEDSDSESGESSTPVPVTVTPTPGVVEPETTEEPINPTVVTDPDAGRGDSLAGQIDDYKTTIFVEKKSYQKGPNPYKSYEIVGKKVAYDMTNGNEVEKHPKVYKAFQIHSDIVEEDTSTPEVETQGLDASSGLSQDQDVKVRQAAVPAEDDSASSGASTANDSESSSTPEEEEEEEGASSPSDSASAESEDTQSSEEATATPGAADSDSDEDDSVESDSDEDGAGPNPTDMPVVVTAK; from the exons ATGAAGGTGGCCATTGTTTTTGTCCTGCTCTTCGCCACAGTTCTCTGCCGACCG gcGAGAAAACTCTCTAACAGTGAAAGCTCTGACAGCTCTGAGGAGGTG GTGAGAAGACCAGCGCGACCAGCCATCAGAAAACAGCAACTTGCTCTTCCTAAGTCACAATCGGCTCCAGTTAag AATGTTGTAGCTCCAGCTAAGTCTGCATCAGATGAGAGTGAAGATGCTTCAGATGAAACTGAG GAGGCGGCGGCTGGGCTTCCAGTACAGGTCAAAGCTGGTGATGCACTTCCACATGCAGATACCAGTTCAGTCACCAGTGAGGACAGCGACGACAGCGATGATGACCATGATGACGACAAAGACGAGACT GACACAGATGATGAGGACTCTGACTCAGAGTCTGGAGAGTCGTCCACCCCCGTGCCCGTCACCGTCACCCCAACACCCGGCGTCGTCGAGCCGGAGACCACTGAAGAACCCATCAACCCGACCGTCGTCACCGACCCCGACGCTGGTCGCGGGGACAGTTTGGCAGGACAAATTGATGACTACAAGACCACCATCTTTGTGGAGAAGAAATCCTACCAGAAGGGTCCCAACCCATACAAATCCTATGAGATTGTTGGCAAGAAGGTGGCCTACGACATGACTAACGGCAACGAGGTGGAGAAGCACCCAAAGGTTTATAAG GCTTTCCAAATCCACTCTGACATTGTGGAAGAAGACACCAGCACCCCAGAGGTGGAGACCCAGGGCCTGGACGCCTCTTCCGGACTCTCTCAGGACCAGGACGTCAAAGTCCGGCAGGCCGCCGTTCCCGCTGAGGACGACAGCGCCAGCAGCGGGGCATCCACCGCCAACGACAGCGAAAGCAGCAGCActccagaggaagaggaggaagaggaaggcgCCAGCTCCCCTAGTGACAGCGCCAGCGCCGAATCCGAGGACACCCAGAGCAGCGAGGAGGCCACCGCCACGCCCGGCGCCGCCGACAGCGACTCGGACGAAGACGACAGCGTGGAAAGCGACTCGGACGAGGACGGGGCGGGGCCTAACCCCACCGACATGCCGGTAGTCGTCACCGCCAAGTAA